The Citrus sinensis cultivar Valencia sweet orange chromosome 4, DVS_A1.0, whole genome shotgun sequence DNA segment CTTTAAGGGATGACCTGGTAACCATCCGAAAAATAAGACATGATTAGCTCCATGTTATCTGTTAGGCTACAATTACATCACTTCACGTTACACGTACAACATACTACGGAAGTCTTTGCTTTCTGTAGTTAATTTATAGTACCCTTGCTCCAGCTTCTCGACAGAGATATGAGACCATGTTACTCTTGGtgaaaaaatcaattactTGCAAAAATTTTCAGATCCTATCTTATCTTTTAGCATCATGAAAATCAACTTATTGGTTGGgataaattgaattataagTTTCTCTAGAACTATTCCATAATATCTAACTCATTTCTTTAAAAACTGGTATGATTTTTAGGTGCATTCCGAAGTGGGTTCTTAAATTTAGTCAAGTTAATACAGTatggacaaaaagaaaattctgtAACAGAAAGTTACAATGACAACCGCAACAGCAATCAAAGGAAAATTTGAGCTTATTTTTCCTTGCCCACAAATGTGACAAGTCCATTTGTGAGTTCTAAGTTCTACGTAAATTAACTTTTCGGCAAGGACAGCAATCAAAAACAGTCTCTTATCTTtagaaattcaaataaaagaggCAAATTTTGACTAAACAGCTTACAAGTGATGAGATGGGCCCATATGCCCTCATAAGCCGATGTCCATGCAAGTCACATGCACATGATTTATGATTTCATGTACCATTTTCTGTTTTGACTTCgagacttttcaattttgactCACTCACAGCCCCCAAATACAGGTGTGAGTTAGCTTACAAGTCGGTGAGGAGATGGTCGTCTATCTAACATGAACTACCAAGAAGAGTCTATTATCTGCCAAAAGTGCTTATCTACTTAAGTGCTTTCTTGGTTACCTCACTCGTCGCAAAGATAGTTTAACAAGATAACCTTTTCAATTAATAGTTTCATACTTTCATTGTCACATTTAATTTAACGTTCAAAGTTTTACAACGTTTTTCTTCATAGCTTGCCATACTAGTTTGGTTAGCCAATCTGATcacttatattatataaaaccTTCAGCctggataaaattattttggaccTCAACTGCCACTCTCGTCCCCGATTTTTCGTAAACATTAGTTTGGACCAATCACTTTTTAATATGCACAAAGAATCagttaaagagaaaaattcatTCAAGCTTCTACGGTAGTAGAAGAAGACTCATGCTTATACTAGTATATATAGAAATATATTGGATGAAACGGACGTTGAGATGATAATCACATCAACTGCGAATAATTCATGGGTTAAGTGCGTGACAATATAGCTTGTAACTTAtaagttttaacttttaaaaataaatttgacaatGAATTTCTATATGGTATATAAAAAGGCTAACACAAGCACTGGATGTACGAGGGAGGATTCATACTACCTTTTGATTTTCCTACAAAGTTTCACATTGATTTAAGATACTATCTTCAGACTAGGCAAAAAGATTCATCTACACGTATTATAGATGTTATGCATAAAAATCTCACATTGATTGAGAATAATTATATTGGGCTAATTTTCAAACACAATAGGCAAAGGTTATAgcttataaatatttgttggATCCACAGCATTATCGTCATCGTTatcatttaaacaaagaaacaaaataaatttcattaaaatgtaGTAGTGGATTAAAAGTTAGTCCATAGTAGACATTAAGATTGATAGTTAGTTCATAGTAGACGTTAAGATTGATACTTTCAATTAGCATATTCATCAAAGGTATCCATGATGTATATACTCGAGCTCCACTTGGGATGTATAAATAACTCGACACAAACATTCaaatcaaaagtttaaaattgacaaaagatatctttattaaatgagttagATCTTTGTTATCGACTCACTTTCAGTGAATAAATGAGTGCTTTCACACCGAGGGAAACggcatttaatattttcagcTACCTAGCCTTGACTTCTCCAAAGAAGCATGTGAGTGTTCATATTCGGGCAACTAGTATATTATTTCATTACAACATAGTTAAATATAGcgtaatataatatttataatgcaattataataaatgtgtCAAAGACACCCttatgctgcgtttacttGTCAGTAATCGGAATGAGTTGGAATCAGAATGAGAAAGGGAAATGAGAAttagaataagttgtttacttgacCTATAGTAATCGGAATCGGAATGGGCTAAAAtctcattgatgtgtttattttattttggaattaGAATCGGAATGAGTTAGAATGTAACAAATTACCAAAAAGTacttaatgaattattatcataattattattttatattttaattatagtcattatttattcaaaaattattattattattaattattgtgaataatatattaattaattacaaaattttaattaattaattataatgatatactaattaattataataataattattattattataaaaatatattaattattgtgattaattattcaaaaactattattattaataattattgtgaataatatattaatatattaattaattgtaaaaaaaatttaattaattaattataatgatatactaattaattataataattatattaataataattattaaaatatattaattattgtgattatttattcaacaactataattattaatacattattgttaataatataataatatattaattaatagtcataattatattaataattattataatagtatattaactaattaataataatatatgaattaattaaaataattatattaataattattaaaattatatattaattgattaattataattattaataattattgttaataatatattaaataacagtaacaattatattaattaattaattaataatattttaaccagttataataattatattaatagtaattatagtagtatattaattaattagttaattattaataatataataaattattgtgattatttataagaaaatataattattaataattattgttaataatatattaatatattaattatcagtaacaattatattaattaattattaatataattattatagttgtatattaattaattattaataatatattaattattttgattatttatcattactaataattagtgttagtaatatattaatagattaattaatataataattaataataataaatgaattaattataatcataatatatgaattattgtgattatttattcaaaaactataattattaataattattgttaacaatatattaattaattataatatattaattaattatttataataatatattaattaattataaatgaggACAATATGggcattttcaattttggggGAGGGCAAAATTGTCATTCTCGGGAATGGGAGACTCATTCCCACCTCCCCTTGGGAATGGTCTCCCATTccttattcccaaattgtggTGGGCCTCGCGATTCTGATTCCGATTCTCGACTCTATTTTGCGAAGTAAACACTGTCAATCATTCCGATTATGGATTCCGATTTCCCAATCCGGGAAGTAAACGCACTATTAATGTATATATAACTCTTGATATCTTAATTATACCTATCCAAATTACCAGAAAACAAGTATAAGACATTAAGAAACAAGAATTGtcgattttattatttatggtaAGGCTGGTAAATTCACATCCTCATGAGTCCTTGAATAAATCAACTTGGCAACGAAATAGTTTGATAAAGTATTAATTATTGGCTCTAACTTTACCATTTTTCTCATTATATTGCTCTTTCAAACTTTAGTACCGCATTGTCACTTTTAAGTTTGTATAAAGTTTTGATGGAACTAAATGggataaattttgtttaattacaaCAAGGGAAACTGATTTTCTTATGCTTCTTGAATTTTAtagaacaaaagaacaaaaatgttGGTGTAATAAAACTATCAATCCTTTGTTTGGAAAAGATTAAAGCATCGGTGGTTAATTTACCAAACAAGAAATCTATAACTTCCTTAACTAAAAGACTTGATGGTgtcaaagtaattaaaattgatttttttttcctaaatcaTGCTTTTATGGGTAAGCAACCCtttgtttgattaattttacaGAAACGCTGCTGTCTTGCATTACATGTATATACCGTAAATTGATAAACTTATGGACTTTTATTATGGTGTTTTTGGTAGCTATTTAAGAGCTTTTCAAATTTCGTGGAGGGAAAAATTTGCAACcatttttttgtcaattaatTACAAACTTTGACTTGTAATTACTTGTATAATCCTAATTATTTGCAAGTTTATATACTCATGGCTCAAGCTAAGTTGCATATATAAGAAATTCACCGTAGAATATGAGCAATTCCAAACTTGATGACCCAAAGAAAACcctaaaacagaaaaaaagagattacTTGCAAGAACAATTGAACAACCGGTACCacattgaatttaatttatcaccattattcaaataattttaattaaagcagCTAAGTTCCCAACCGTAACCTGCATGACAATGTAGGCCCTTGAAAGTCCacattaagaatttaaatttaatcacTCCATAAATAgcctattgattttattgtattattaattaattatttatgaaaatccTTCAAGCTCCAATAAATGCAACTGCCCAAGAAACTTTCTTATGGACTAAAGCTACTTCTACTCCTATTTTATTCTAATAGAAGTTTCTGTTCCAATTAGTTTGTGTTTTCAAAGCATGATATTAacgaatttgatattttaaacatatatttGTACATAATAATGCTATCAACCTAAATCTAGATTGAggagaaaaaagattttaagtgAATGTGATAACTtgcacaaataaataatagatgTGTTATTATCGCagataattataataatttatgccATGAAACTGAAATAGAGACGGCAATTTTTAGTGAACTACGCTAAAACCAAGCAAGCTACGCCACAGCCCACACAGTAGATCAACGTCCAACCTAATTTCATGAAATCAAAAGTTCAAACAGCCCCATTTCGCCACGTGTCAATAACAGAATCAATCGCGTCTACCCACGTGCCCCACTTTTACTCTTCTCTTCtccaagaaacaaaaagacgTATAGGCATGATACAAAATTAGGAGATTTAGGTGACCATTCTCTCACCTTTCTATCCATACAacagtaaaattaatttctaataagtaattaaaaataattttcaattgaaatataaTACCCCTTAAAACCCTAAAACTAAAACTCagctttttacatttatacaTTCATttctatatatacatacacaaaGTCCCACAAACCCCAACAAAACACAAATACACAGccctttctcttcaatttcctcTACGAAACGCCACCGTATCATTCACCACTACCCGTCTCGTGAGAAATGCCGTTAACCCCTCACAAACAACAACAGCCTCCCCTATAAACCAGGGTAACACATGCAATCACGCCGTTAACGTCAATCACCGCCGTTAATCGTTATCTCCTATAAATACTTGAAAAAGTTTCTAaattcacaaatcacaaaatGTCTAATCGCGTTGTTGCGGAGAATAATACATCGCCCGCAAGAGACACTTTACCGTTCTTCAGTACAAACTCAATGGAGCTGACCCACATCACGCGATCCGCATCCGGCGTGTCGCCCACGCTCGGCCAGTTGCTCAAGCGAGTCGGGGACGTACGGAAGGAGCAAACCGGCGACGAGACTCCGGTCCATCAGATTCTCGACGTCAGCGACACAAGCAGCGTCGAAACAAGATCACTGCCTTTCGTTTTGTCCTTCAACAACCTGACTTACAGCGTCAAAGCTCGCCGCAAGTCCATCACTCTCCCCGCAGTGTTCCGCCGTCAACCTCATCCCCTCGGCGCCGTCACAGCGACGGATCCCGTTCCAGGCGAGAACTTGTTCTCCAAAACAAAGACTCTGTTGAACGACATCTCCGGCGAGGCGCGCGACGGAGAAATCATGGCGGTCCTTGGGGCTAGCGGCTCCGGGAAGTCGACTCTAATCGACGCGCTGGCGAATCGTATAGCGAAAGAGAGCTTGAAAGGTACCATCAAGCTAAACGGCGAAGTGTTGGAGTCGAGGATGCTGAAGGTGATATCAGCTTACGTCATGCAAGACGACCTTCTGTTCCCGATGCTCACCGTCGAGGAGACGCTGATGTTCGCTGCCGAGTTTCGGCTGCCACGTACACTGTCGAAGTCGAAGAAGAAGATTCGCGTCCAAGCTCTGATCGATCAGCTCGGCTTAAGGAACGCGGCAAAGACAGTTATAGGAGACGAAGGACACAGGGGAGTGTCGGGCGGCGAACGACGTCGTGTCTCGATTGGAATCGACATAATTCACGACCCAATCTTGTTGTTCCTCGACGAGCCAACCTCGGGGTTGGACTCCACGAGTGCTTACATGGTCGTGAAGGTGCTGCAGAGAATCGCTCAGAGTGGCAGTATCGTAATTATGTCGATCCACCAGCCGAGTTACCGTATTCTCGGGTTGTTAGACCGGATGATATTCTTATCCCGTGGGCAGACCGTCTACAGCGGCTCCCCGATGAACCTGCCCCACTTCTTCGACGAGTTCGGCCACCCGATACCCGAGAACGAGAACCGGACCGAGTTTGCCCTAGACTTGATACGAGAACTCGAGGGGTCGCCCGGTGGGACCAAGAGCCTGGTCGAGTTCAACAAAACGTGGCAGAATATGAAGCAATCAAGAAACACGAACGCGCACTCGGACTCACAAGGCCTGTCGCTAAAAGAAGCCATAAGTGCGAGTATATCAAGAGGCAAGTTAGTGTCCGGCGCAACAAACAATGACGCCAGCAGCCCCACGTCAATGGTGCCAAATTTTGCCAATCCCGCATGGAAAGAGATGGTTGTGTTGTCTCAAAGATCCGTCACAAATTCGCGTCGGATGCCGGAGCTGTTCGGCATCCGAGCTGGAGCGGTCATAGTCACCGGGTTCATCCTAGCCACCATCTTTTGGCAGCTCGACAGCTCCCCTAAAGGGGTTCAAGAACGACTAGGGTTCTTCGCATTCGCCATGTCAACAACTTTCTACACGTGTGCCGACGCCCTCCCGGTTTTCCTCCAAGAGCGTTACATTTTCATGAGAGAGACAGCTCACAACGCCTACCGGAGGTCCTCTTATGTCCTATCTCACACGTTGACATCACTTCCGGCTCTTGTCTTCCTCTCGTTTGCATTCTCGGCCATAACTTTCTGGGCTGTGGGTCTCGACGGTGGCTTCTTTTTCTACTTCTTGATGATGTTCGCTTCGTTTTGGGCTGGTAACTCTTTCGTTACGTTCCTATCCGGTGTCGTTCCTCACGTTATGCTGGGCTACACTATCGTTGTGGCCATTTTAGCCTACTTCTTGCTGTTCAGTGGCTTCTTCATCACCCGGGACCGAATCCCGCCCTATTGGATTTGGTTCCACTACTTGTCACTGGTTAAGTACCCTTATGAAGCCGTGTTGCAGAGTGAGTTTGGTAACCCGGTAAAGTGCTTCGTCCGCGGTGTTCAGATTTTCGACAACACACCGCTCGCGGCTGTCCCGACTGCCATGAAAGTGAGGTTGTTGGAGACATTGAGCAGGACATTGAACATGAGGATTACGACGTCCACGTGCTTGACCACCGGCGTAGATATATTGGACAAGGAAGCCGTTAATCAATTGAGCAAGTGGAGTTGCTTGTGGATCACGGTGGCCTGGGGATTCTTCTTCAGGTTTCTCTTTTACTTCTCTTTGTTGCTTGGCAGCAAAAATAAGAGAAGGTAATTAATTACACTGAAAAATCTTAAGTGGCCTTCATGTAAAATTTTCTGTTGtgtgcaatttttttttataaataattttgagtaTGGACTAATTCCGCTGTAAAactgttatatttttaattactgtGATAATCTTTCTGTATGTTGATAAGATATATTCTGTTCATGATTAAATACTTACTCattcattcaatgttaatttttattttttgaagaatttgtaTGAATTGAATGAAACTTATTGTTGATCCAttaatagttttgaaaatCGAGAAACTTAATATGCAGATGGTATATATATTTGAGGAAAAGCTATACCTAACTAACACCTACTTGTTTTGCTTCTTATGAGTGAGTGATTATGTAAAAATACGTATAGAGTTAGCCTAACTTTGACTTATCTTGTTtcttattgtttattttgtaagGTCAAATGTTGTTCaataatgtttcattaattgtttgattgtttGCATTTGCACCCAGTTGCATGTGTTAAGATATGTATAATTCTTTGATAAGGTTATgctcattttaataaagtgaggatgctactaataaataaaaaaataaattagtaaagtaataaatttagttaaaCAAGATGATTATGTAAATAGAAATCACCTAATTTCTTGAATAtggaatatattataaaattatactgtATATTAGAAACCATATAGGGATTagaataaagaattttatacacacacatatatagtCATGTTTAGGTATGAAAAATTTACGAGGACAAAGttaaaagacaagaaaaaaaaaacataaattctaATATACTAAAAGAACAAACTCCAatatgttaaaagaaaaaaaaatattgcattTGAATcaatgttatatatatataaagttctTAATAAGCTGAAGAATGAAgaatgaagataatgattctTTTAGATggtcaaataattttgacacaatcaattaatttattgttattgttaaataCCTGAAGAGTCTATATGGGAAActcttttaagttataaaattgtACACGATTATGCCGTTGTAGCTCATTCATTCACAAAGTTTGGTAGCAGATTTCTTGGCTCAGTTGATCACTCAAAATGGCCATATATTATGAAACACAGGCATTGCATGTGTTTTCATTGTTACGTGTACTTTTTTCGGCTTTTCAGTTTTCATTAACTCGTGTGGTTGAACCAAAAGCAGCTACTCTccatcattattaattatcatcaCATATATTTGATAAGTTTTCACGAGATTCAGCTCTGACAAGCTAAAATCATTGCTTTAATCAGCATAACATCCCATATATGTATAGTGAGCTATCCTCACCAtattaaaatgagaatgtcattaaatagttaaaaaaatataatttttaatatattaaaatttgttttttttttaatattttaatgatattcttattttaataaactaaGGATGTTTTCATTAGAGAATGACTATAcgtacatacatatacatgcatgtgtgtgtgtgttggaATGAAGGAATTAAGTTaagaataagttaaaaataagaaagacaCACACTCCAATACACTACATAACAAATGTATTGCATTCAAATGTGTGTTTTGATTAtctttttagtttaatatttcttaacttaataaattaagggATCCTTTATTAGATAATGACTCTATATATATGATCTTTAAgatgcataatttttttttagttcaaacaaccaaatattattataagtaacAAAAGTAATTTGATTTCTTAAAGTGCATGTTTTCattagtttcaaattattaatgttgTATTTAAGTTTGTCATTAAGCCCATTTTAAGAAACATTAGGATTTAAATTTCACCGCATATGTTCaacaaatcaataattattttcagtaTCTTTTCTATTTGCTATTGTTACACTCAAATCTTGGTTTTCAAAgggaaaaagatgaaaatgaaatattgtATATACAAGAGTCTCAAGCATGATACTCGACGAAACTTAACTTGTATAcgttaataatattgtttttggtaagattattttgttgtatgAAAAGACATGTACAAAATTTGGTTTcatgtagaaaataaaagcttaCAGCCACGCATAGGCCCGAAAATCAAAGTTCAAATCAATTGCCGTGTCTTCCTCTTCTTTGGCATGCATGTGCTCGTCGTGTCCATTTACTTGCGAGCTGCAGCCATTAATATTAGCTAAAATTTCAAAGACTTTTGAGCAATATCTTAAGGCTTCGGATTGTAGCACCCATAATTGCAAATTGGTCAAGTTACAAGATTTTCCATTCTTGCTCGCTAAAAGCCTCTTGAAAATGTGCACGAAATACCAGATTTTGACAAAGTTGCCATATCTTAAGGCCATCGGGTGTCGCAACAAGAAGAGTAAAGATTAGATATAGAAGAATACTCCATTTCTGAAATCTTTTGCCAGAACTTGAGGCCTTGGAGAGTTAGAGTGAAACCATATCCGGAAATGACTACAAGTTTAGAAGCAAGAGGGGTGCTCATTTTGATGATTCGTgttgaagagaaaaataaaaacaccaGTTACACCACACACGtttacacaaaataaaaaaaaaaaattgggtaactAGTATTTTCAGTTGATATTAACTCGTACACAAAAGGGTAGTAATGTGTTCTaggttattaatttaaaaaaaaaaaaaaaactcgcTAGGTTGAATTTTGAGGTTTATATGattcaattaataagaataacaCTATTACCTCTACAGA contains these protein-coding regions:
- the LOC102614367 gene encoding ABC transporter G family member 6-like, translating into MSNRVVAENNTSPARDTLPFFSTNSMELTHITRSASGVSPTLGQLLKRVGDVRKEQTGDETPVHQILDVSDTSSVETRSLPFVLSFNNLTYSVKARRKSITLPAVFRRQPHPLGAVTATDPVPGENLFSKTKTLLNDISGEARDGEIMAVLGASGSGKSTLIDALANRIAKESLKGTIKLNGEVLESRMLKVISAYVMQDDLLFPMLTVEETLMFAAEFRLPRTLSKSKKKIRVQALIDQLGLRNAAKTVIGDEGHRGVSGGERRRVSIGIDIIHDPILLFLDEPTSGLDSTSAYMVVKVLQRIAQSGSIVIMSIHQPSYRILGLLDRMIFLSRGQTVYSGSPMNLPHFFDEFGHPIPENENRTEFALDLIRELEGSPGGTKSLVEFNKTWQNMKQSRNTNAHSDSQGLSLKEAISASISRGKLVSGATNNDASSPTSMVPNFANPAWKEMVVLSQRSVTNSRRMPELFGIRAGAVIVTGFILATIFWQLDSSPKGVQERLGFFAFAMSTTFYTCADALPVFLQERYIFMRETAHNAYRRSSYVLSHTLTSLPALVFLSFAFSAITFWAVGLDGGFFFYFLMMFASFWAGNSFVTFLSGVVPHVMLGYTIVVAILAYFLLFSGFFITRDRIPPYWIWFHYLSLVKYPYEAVLQSEFGNPVKCFVRGVQIFDNTPLAAVPTAMKVRLLETLSRTLNMRITTSTCLTTGVDILDKEAVNQLSKWSCLWITVAWGFFFRFLFYFSLLLGSKNKRR